A genomic stretch from Zonotrichia leucophrys gambelii isolate GWCS_2022_RI unplaced genomic scaffold, RI_Zleu_2.0 Scaffold_99_161681, whole genome shotgun sequence includes:
- the SPAG7 gene encoding sperm-associated antigen 7 — protein MRPRPLGQTTPPRPGHVLWPATHVPRSAQAPSTSPDVITQADAGDVSRARRRRYASPRRKMAELDLLGSILNSMERPPAAADGETRRRAREQAARMKKLQEQEKRQKVEFRKRMEQEVSQFIQATGEPRRRFQPMTKIERSILHDVAEVAGLTSFSFGDDEDSRYVMVFKKEFAPSDEELEAYRRGEEWDPARAEERRRLRELAAQQEEAELESGPAPPGPPNDYKDKYRHLIGCEAAKAAARTMEANKAYGCVPVANKRDTRSIEEAMNEIRAKKRLRQAEDEGGAGGGTGGPCV, from the exons ATGCG GCCACGCCCTCTGGGCCAGACCACGCCTCCTAGGCCGGGCCACGTCCTCTGGCCTGCCACGCACGTTCCTCGCTCCGCCCAGGCCCCTTCTACGTCTCCGGACGTGATTACGCAGGCGGACGCCGGGGACGTGTCCCGCGCGCGGCGGCGGCGTTACGCATCGCCCCGTCGCAAGATGGCGGAGCTGGACTTGCTGGGCTCCATCCTCAACTCCATGGAGCGGCCGCCTGCCGCGGCCGATGGCGAGACGCGGCGCCGGGCGCGgg AACAAGCCGCTCGCATGaagaagctgcaggagcaggagaagcgCCAGAAAGTCGAATTCAGGAAGAGG atggagcaggaggtgtCCCAGTTCATCCAGGCCACGGGGGAGCCCCGGCGCCGCTTCCAGCCCATGACCAAGATCGAGAGGAGCATCCT gCACGACGTGGCCGAGGTGGCCGGGCTGACATCGTTCTCCTTCGGGGACGACGAGGACAGCCGCTACGTGATGGTGTTCAAGAAG GAGTTCGCACCCTCGGACGAGGAGCTGGAGGCGTACCGGCGGGGCGAGGAGTGGGACCCGGCCCGGGCCGAGGAGCGGCGCCGCCTCCGG gagctggcggcacagcaggaggaggcGGAGCTTGAGTCTGGCCCtgcccccccgggcccccccaacGATTACAAGGACAAATACCGGCACCTGATTGGCTGCGAGGCCGCCAAGGCCGCCGCCCGCACCATGGAGGCCAACAAGGCCTACGGCTGTG tgcccGTGGCCAACAAGAGGGACACGCGCTCCATCGAGGAGGCCATGAACGAGATCCGGGCCAAGAAGCGCCTGCGGCAGGCGGAGGATGaggggggggccggggggggcacaggggggccCTGTGTGTGA
- the PFN1 gene encoding profilin-1, with the protein MSGWAPYVETLLADGTCQDAAIVGYRDTPAVWAAAPGKTFANITPAEVAALVGPERGPLLVQGLTLGGLRCSVIRDSLLVEGEHSMDLRTKGAAGAPTYNITAAITNKTIVLAMGKEGVHGGCVNKKCYEMANHLRRSQY; encoded by the exons atgaGCGGGTGGGCGCCCTACGTGGAGACGCTGCTAGCGGATGGCACCTGCCAGGATGCCGCTATCGTCGGCTATCGCGACACCCCTGCCGTCTGGGCCGCCGCCCCCGGCAAGACCTTCGCCAATATCACG ccagcGGAGGTGGCGGCGCTGGTGGGCCCCGAGCGGGGCCCGCTGCTGGTGCAGGGGCTGACGCTGGGGGGGCTGCGCTGCTCCGTCATCCGCGACTCGCTGCTGGTGGAGGGCGAGCACAGCATGGACCTGCGCACCAAGGGGGCTGCTGGAGCGCCCACCTACAACATCACGGCTGCCATCACCAACAAGA CCATCGTGCTGGCCATGGGCAAGGAGGGCGTGCACGGCGGCTGCGTCAACAAGAAATGCTACGAGATGGCCAACCACCTGCGGCGCAGCCAGtactga